The following coding sequences are from one Gossypium hirsutum isolate 1008001.06 chromosome A12, Gossypium_hirsutum_v2.1, whole genome shotgun sequence window:
- the LOC121211410 gene encoding uncharacterized protein At2g29880-like, whose translation MSGVSESNVPSQSSRGSKRKWVPEEDAALVSCMVDLHNVGTFNADTGFKAGYLNELEKMLEKALPNAMLKARPNIESRIRLLKRDWSIVYDMLNGQNNSGFGWDDHRQVVVAEDAVWDSYLKSHKEAGQFRHRSFPYYDQLTAIYAKDRATGKDAQTAADVLEEINAEDVPSADINEDTNE comes from the exons atgtcaggtgtttCGGAATCAAATGTTCCTTCCCAATCATCTCGAGGAtccaaaaggaaatgggttccagaagaagatgcagcactggtttcctgcatggtggacttgcacaatgttgggACATTTAACGCTGATacggggttcaaagccggttactTAAACGAGTTAGAAAAAATGTTAGAGAAGGCTTTACCCAATGCGATGTTGAAGGCAAGACCTAATATCGAGTCAAGGATTAGGTTACTGAAAAGAGATTGGTCAATAgtgtatgacatgcttaatggccaaaacaatagcggttttggttgggacgaccATAGGCAggtcgttgttgctgaagatgcggtttgggacTCTTATTTAAAG agtcataaagaagccgGTCAGTTCAGACATCGTAGTTTCCCCTACTACGACCaacttactgccatatacgcaaaagatcgagcgactgggaaagacgctcaaacagccgctgacgttcttgaagaaataaatgctgaGGATGTACCTTCTGCAGATATTAATGAAGACACAAACGAATAA